The Nocardia vinacea genome contains the following window.
TACCCCAACCGGTGCGCTGCACCACCAGCGCTCGGCGTCGCTGCACGATGAGCGCCTCGATCGCCGTCCACTGATCCTCGCGCAATTGCGCCCGCGCACCCGCTAGATCGCGCAGCAACTCCTCGGCCCGCTCGCGCAGGTCGGGAGCAGTGAGGTCGATCGCTGAGGTACCGGCCGCGGTGGTCATGCGCTCCATCGTGCCTGATGGCACCGACATCGATACCGACGACCGTGCCGCGCGGTATCCGCTCGGCGGATCGAAGGTCCCGGTCGTTACCGGTGGATACCGACATCTCCGGCGCCGCCAGGGCGGCCGAAACGGCGAAATATCCCTGGGCAACGGACAATAGGATGAGACGATTGCTCCGCACCGTGGGACCGCGCAGGAGGCAGCCATGACCAACTACGAGCCGCCGCCGGGTTGGTCGCCACCCGGTGCCCAATTCCGCAGTACCGGTGGATTCGGGCGGACCGTTTTCGGCATACTGACCGGTCTGGTCGTGACGCCGGTCGGGATCGGACTTGCCGCGCACGCGGCGCTGGATACCCGGCAGTGGGTCATTCTCGGATCCGCGGCAAATCGGGCCGGGTCGACGTTCCAGATCGTCGGCGGGGCGCTGTTGCTGCTCCTGGTGGCCGCGCTTGCCGCGTACTCGCCGGCTGGGACGGTGCTGGCCGGACTGGTCTGGGGTGTGGTGCCGGGTTTCGTGTATTTCCTGTTCCCGGATGACACCTGGCGGATCATTCATGACGATCTGCCGCTGTTGTCCGATGAGATGCGGCAAGCGCTGATCACCTGGGTGACCAGCGGTTTCCCTTTCATCCTCGGCGTCCTGCTGCTCGGTGCGGGCGTGGCAGGGACGCTGCGGCGACGCTGAGCGGCCGAATTGCATCTGTTCCCGCAATTCGACCGCTAGTTCCGAGTCCAGTCAGGTGCGCTCCGCAAACGGGTGTCGGTGTTGATCTTGGCCGCAATCCGTTGTACCGCACATTTTTTGTTGACGATGTGGTGAAACACCTTGCGCCACAACAACCGTAGGCGACCTACTCCTCTTCATCACGTAGGACCTCACCCGATCGCCTCGACGTCTGCCGCACACGAACGACCCGACCATCCTGCACCACCAGATCGGTGTCGTAGCCGCGCGGCTTGTTGAGGTAGGACAAGAATCTTTGACGAGGCAATTTCGAACCGCCCGCGACGTTCTTGTAGCTCGCGAGAACGTCTTCGGTACTCGACTGTCGCTTGGTCTGTCCCAGCAAAGCGACGAGCTCTGCCTCACTCATTCCGAGAACGACCTGCTCCGGACCGACAGTGTCCCTTTTCCGACCGAACACGATCCAAACCTCCTCCGTGGCCTACGGATCCCGGATCCGACCGTACTCGCACGTACTACCGGCCGGTTGACATTCCAACGGATTCCGAATCAGCGGACGTCGTGGATTGGGCTCGTAGCATGATGCGTGTCCACTCCAGCTGCGCGCGAACCGATTACACCGCTTCGCCACACCGATGCGCGACGACTGCTCGAGAATCGCATCACCCCTTCACGCACAGCACCTGACGCAACGTCGCGACGATATCGACCAGATCGCTCTGCGCGGCGATCACCTCGTCGATGTCCTTGTACGCGGCCGGGATCTCGTCGACCACACCCGCGTCCTTGCGTGATTCCACGCCCTCGGTCTGCGCGATCAGATCCGCGACGGTGAACTGCTTCTTCGCCGCGTTCCGGCTCATCCGCCGACCCGCACCGTGCGATGCCGACTGGAACGAGGCCGGATTTCCCTTGCCGCGCACCACATATGAGCGTGTGCCCATCGAACCTGGAATCAACGCCAGATCGCCAGCGCCTGCCCGCACCGCGCCCTTCCGGGTGACCAGCATCGGAACACCGTCGATCTCCTCCTCTGCCACATAATTGTGATGACAGCTGATCGGCTCGTCGAAAAGCACCTCGCGCCCGGCAAATTCCGCACGTACCGCACCGCATACCAGCGAAAGCATGACCGCGCGGTTGCGTGCGGCGTATTCCTGCGCCCAGGTCAGATCGCGCCGGTAGGCTTCCATTTCCGGTGTGCCGGAAAGGAATACGGCCAGATCACGATCGGGTAGGTCCTGGTTGTGCGGCAGTGCGCGTGCGACGGTCATATGGCGTTCGGCGAGTTCCTTGCCGATATTGCGGCTACCGGAGTGCAGCAGGATCCACACCGAGTCGTGCTCGTCCAGGCAGACTTCGATGAAGTGATTGCCGCCGCCTAGCGAGCCGATCTGCTTGTGCGCCTTGGACTCGAGCGCCTGTACGCCTGGATTCAGCGAGCCGAACTCGGACCAGAAACGCGACCAGCCACGGACGTGCTTGGCCAACTCGCCATGTGAGGTGGCGAACTGCGCTCCCAGCTTCGCGACGTCGACCGCATCCTTATGCGACTGGAACCCCACCGGAACCGCCGCCTCGATGCGCGAGCGCAGCGAATGCAGATTGTCCGGCAGGTCGGCGGCGGTGAGGTCGGTCTTCACGCTCTCCATGCCGCAGCCGATATCCACGCCGACGGCCGCGGGTGCGACGGCATGGCGCATGGCGATCACAGAGCCGACGGTCGCACCCTTGCCGAGGTGCACATCGGGCATGACGCGGACGCCGTGGACCCATGGCAGTTGCGCGATATTCCGCAGCTGCCGCAGCGCGGCCTGCTCGATTTCGTGCTCGTTGGCCCACATGAGCGTCTGCGCCTTGGTACCGCGCAGCTCGACGGGAAACATGGGGAACGTCCTTTCTCGTTTGGTCTGTTCCCCTTCAACGCTAGATTCCCCCAGGT
Protein-coding sequences here:
- a CDS encoding RtcB family protein produces the protein MFPVELRGTKAQTLMWANEHEIEQAALRQLRNIAQLPWVHGVRVMPDVHLGKGATVGSVIAMRHAVAPAAVGVDIGCGMESVKTDLTAADLPDNLHSLRSRIEAAVPVGFQSHKDAVDVAKLGAQFATSHGELAKHVRGWSRFWSEFGSLNPGVQALESKAHKQIGSLGGGNHFIEVCLDEHDSVWILLHSGSRNIGKELAERHMTVARALPHNQDLPDRDLAVFLSGTPEMEAYRRDLTWAQEYAARNRAVMLSLVCGAVRAEFAGREVLFDEPISCHHNYVAEEEIDGVPMLVTRKGAVRAGAGDLALIPGSMGTRSYVVRGKGNPASFQSASHGAGRRMSRNAAKKQFTVADLIAQTEGVESRKDAGVVDEIPAAYKDIDEVIAAQSDLVDIVATLRQVLCVKG